A stretch of Arachis hypogaea cultivar Tifrunner chromosome 15, arahy.Tifrunner.gnm2.J5K5, whole genome shotgun sequence DNA encodes these proteins:
- the LOC112749879 gene encoding heat shock 70 kDa protein 8 translates to MAEPAYTVASDSETTGEERTYTLPEIAIGIDIGTSQCSIAVWNGSRVELLKNTRNQKIMRSYVTFKDDIPSGGVSSQLSHEGELLSGATVFNMKRLIGRVDTDPVVHASKNLPFLVQTLDIGVRPFIAALVNDMWRSTTPEEVLAIFLVELRALAEAQVKRPIRNVVLTIPVSFSRFQLTRIERACAMAGLHVLRLMPEPTAVALLYAQHQQQASHENMGSGSEKIALIFNMGAGYCDVAVTATAGGVSQIKALAGSTIGGEDLLQNMMRHLLPDSENIFKSHGVKEIESMALLRVATQDAIHRLSSDNNVQVDVDLGNGVKINKVVDREEFEEVNRSVFEKCESLIIQCLQDARVEVEDVNDVIIVGGCSYIPRVKNLVTNICKVKELYKDMNPLEAAVCGAAVEGAVASGINDPFGNLDLLTIQATPLAIGIRADGNNFVPVIPRNTTMPARKELVFTTVHDNQTEALILVYEGEGNKAEENHLLGYFKIMGIPAAPKGVPEINVCMDIDAANVLRVLAGVVMPGSRQPAIPVMEVRMPTVEDGHGWCAEALNRNYGATLDLVTIQKKA, encoded by the coding sequence ATGGCAGAACCTGCATATACCGTCGCATCCGACAGCGAGACCACCGGAGAGGAAAGAACATATACTTTACCCGAAATAGCAATTGGAATTGACATTGGCACATCACAATGCAGTATTGCAGTGTGGAATGGTTCCCGAGTGGAGCTTTTGAAGAACACAAGGAACCAGAAGATTATGAGATCATATGTAACCTTCAAAGATGACATCCCTTCCGGTGGAGTCAGCAGTCAACTCTCCCACGAGGGTGAGTTGTTGTCCGGAGCCACAGTTTTTAACATGAAACGCTTGATCGGCAGAGTTGACACTGACCCTGTTGTCCATGCAAGCAAGAATCTCCCATTTCTGGTGCAGACATTGGACATTGGTGTTCGCCCGTTTATTGCTGCATTGGTGAACGATATGTGGAGATCCACCACTCCGGAAGAAGTGCTGGCAATATTTCTGGTGGAACTAAGAGCACTGGCTGAAGCTCAGGTGAAAAGGCCAATAAGGAATGTGGTTCTTACAATTCCTGTTTCATTCAGTCGATTTCAGCTTACGCGCATCGAGCGTGCTTGCGCAATGGCTGGCCTTCATGTGCTCAGGCTGATGCCCGAACCGACAGCCGTGGCTTTGCTATATGCGCAGCACCAACAGCAGGCTTCTCATGAGAATATGGGCAGTGGAAGTGAGAAAATTGCTCTCATTTTCAACATGGGTGCTGGTTATTGTGATGTTGCTGTGACAGCTACTGCTGGAGGAGTTTCTCAGATAAAAGCCTTGGCTGGAAGTACAATTGGTGGAGAAGACTTGCTTCAAAATATGATGCGTCATCTCTTGCCTGATTCTGAAAACATATTCAAGAGTCACGGGGTCAAAGAAATTGAATCAATGGCATTGCTTCGGGTTGCAACCCAGGACGCAATTCACCGGCTTTCCTCCGACAACAATGTCCAGGTTGATGTAGACTTGGGAAATGGGGTGAAGATAAACAAGGTTGTTGATAGGGAGGAGTTTGAGGAAGTAAATAGGAGCGTGTTCGAGAAGTGCGAAAGCTTAATTATTCAGTGTTTGCAGGATGCAAGAGTAGAAGTTGAGGATGTAAATGATGTGATCATAGTTGGTGGATGTTCTTATATCCCAAGGGTGAAGAATCTTGTTACTAACATCTGTAAGGTAAAGGAACTTTACAAAGATATGAATCCTTTGGAAGCTGCAGTTTGTGGTGCAGCGGTGGAAGGAGCGGTTGCTTCAGGCATCAATGATCCCTTTGGGAACTTAGACTTGTTAACCATTCAGGCCACACCTCTGGCAATCGGAATtcgagctgatggaaacaatttTGTCCCTGTAATCCCCAGGAATACTACAATGCCTGCAAGGAAGGAGCTTGTTTTCACTACTGTTCATGACAATCAAACTGAGGCATTGATTCTTGTGTATGAAGGTGAGGGGAATAAGGCAGAAGAAAATCACTTGTTGGGGTATTTCAAGATAATGGGAATACCGGCTGCGCCGAAAGGAGTGCCTGAAATCAATGTGTGCATGGACATTGATGCGGCGAATGTGCTGCGAGTTTTAGCCGGTGTTGTGATGCCTGGATCACGCCAGCCTGCAATTCCTGTTATGGAAGTGAGGATGCCTACAGTGGAAGATGGACATGGTTGGTGTGCTGAGGCCCTGAATAGAAACTACGGTGCTACATTGGATTTGGTTACTATCCAGAAGAAGGCATAA